The Anoplopoma fimbria isolate UVic2021 breed Golden Eagle Sablefish chromosome 10, Afim_UVic_2022, whole genome shotgun sequence sequence GTCCGTCTGATGTGTGGCCAAACGCGTAGGGAACAGTTTAATAGCTAAATACGGTTTCACAAGAAAACTTGATAAAACCAGATACCGtcgttgttgtcgttgttgtcaTTACCAGAAGTGCACCATGTTGGAAGAAACGGGGCCAGAGTGGCTTTCCGAGGAGGTGAAGACCGGAGTAAGTAACGATTCTTACCGACTCTGAGAGACTCAATGTTTATATCCAGGGACACACGCGGAAATGTGCGTGCGTGGAATGATTTATGCATTGCCTTTACCTCTGTTTGTAGACGACCATCATCGCCATAGAGTTTAATGGAGGGGTCGTGCTGGGGTCTGACTCCCGAGTGTCTGCAGGGTAAGTTCGTGCGTGCAAGTGCGCTAAGACAACATTAGCTTCTCATGCATACTGACCCCGAAGCCGTCCACCTCTTAGATAGCACAAGATAAGCACAAGTACTGAGGCAATGACATGCAGCTAGGTGCAGATACATGTGCATATGTACAGTgataatatatagatattggGTACATGTGAATACAATAAGATATGTACAGGAGGCTATGATTAACCCTCACACTCTccctcttcatccctccatccaggGCGTCGGTGGTGAACAGGGTGATGAACAAGCTGTCTCCCCTCCATGACAAGATCTACTGTGCTCTGTCAGGCTCTGCAGCAGACGCTCAGACCATCGCTGAGATAGTCAACTACCAGCTGGATGtccacaggtgaacacacactcCAAACAAGACAGACAGATTCGTTAACAATCTATCAAATATCCCATGATGGAAAAGTATAGTCCAACTCTGTTTGGAGGTGCCTTCCTGATCCCAACTACAGAGAAACAGCCCATGAAAAGAGCAAGGACTTGCAGTACATTttgcaacttttatttattcatatagttGCTCGGattccatttacagtcaaaatGCTGTTCCCAAAACAGTTtgaaattatataataaattcaaacacaGTATGAAATATTTTAGCTTTAAAGGATTAACATTGATCACAGAGTTTCAGCTACTGGCAGCTTAAATGTGAAGATATCAGTATTATATTGGACGTATGGATTATAAATCTAGACCCCAATGCACACAGCGTTTGTCTTCCTCTTGTTTTATTGGAGATCCTGTTAAGGTTTGTTTTCATGTCTTCCACTGTCAGTGTTGAGATAGATGAGGACCCCCAGGTTCGCTCAGCAGCCTCTCTGGTGAGGAACATCTCCTACAAGTACAAGGAGGAGCTGTCGGCGCATCTCATCGTGGCCGGTTGGGACAGAAGAGATGGTGGACAGGTCAGTATAAACACGCAGTTGGCTCCACTCTTAAAGGAAGAGATTCAAGCTTCTGCTGAAGTGACTTTGACGTTGCGGCTGCTAATGCATGCTTTGAATATAAGATCCAAAACACTTGATATTATAGGAGTCCATACAGAATGTAATCTGACTTgctcctctctgttcctgtgCCCTTTGACCTCTCCCAGGTGTTTGCAACCCTGAGTGGTCTCCTGACGAGGCAGCCTTTTGCAGTTGGCGGCTCTGGCAGCTCATATGTTTATGGCTTTGTTGATGCTGAGTATCGCAGGGATATGAGCAAGGAGGAGTGCCAGCAGTTTGTTGTAAACAGTACGTTTCATTTCTACAccgaaagcatttttttaatgtcagaCAGTTTATTGAATGGTGAAAGAGAAACCAGTCATTTGAGGCTGCTGAGAAGAACTGGctgttgtgttgttattttatttaacatattttgtgCTGTAAAACCTCTCCTCACCTTTCTCaccccttctcttctccttccctctcccttAGCTCTGTCCTTGGCGATGAACCGTGATGGCTCCAGTGGCGGCGTGGCATATATCGTCTCCATCGATGAACACGGCACAGAGGAGAAAGTCGTTCTAGGAAATGACTTACCAACCTTCTTTGATCAGTGATACTTATAGTTCTGTCATCTCTTGTCTGCCAAGCCACTGCTGTGCAGAATGCAATTaggtatttgtttttctcacaatgGCCATCACAAACACTTTGGCTCTGCTGTCAACTAATTAAGCttgtaaaccaaaaaaatagTAGACAGGAATACTTTTACGTAAAAGTTAAGTTTTACAATAAAATCATTGCATTGCTCTGTGATACGCAAacctttttcaaatgtaatatcAGGTATGACATCATATGTGGCTCATCATCAAGAgacttaaatataaaaacaaaagcttacATTAGGTGACCTTTATCGATTTATCTGCCATGgaaaaaatgcttattttcagTCTTTGTATGTGATTCTAACAAGGTTATCTCACCAGATACACGGGTAAACATTTTGCCACTTGCACCCCTTGGCCAAGTTCAGGATAGCTTCACAAAGTTAGACTTGGTATGGTCACTAAGTCTGTCAAATAGTTTTCATTATTTGGTCAACCTACagtaatgttttaaatagtgGTCAACAGATATGTCTTTTTCAATGGCTGATGCCCAGAGCAGGGCAACAGATTGCCGATTCATAATGTGGATATATTATTGTAAGggatgtttttatatatatatatatataataaaatacaacaatttaataataataacaaattaaacacaaaattatGCCTTTATACACCTGAGGTGTGACTAATAAATGAGAGGAAATGCGACATAGTTGCCTGCAAATATTATATgtctggggcttttattgtgaaagataagAACGGAGGGAGTGGATCTGGTCAGCGCTGCCTTTGTAAAGTTGGAAATGAGTAGTAAAGTTTGCCAACTGATTAAAAtgtggtggtcaaaggtcactatGACCTCAAAGAACACGTTTTTGGcgataaccctaaccctaaccctataaaAAGcgtaatttaaaataaatgtaatcaaaatattaaacataaaattataaatgaaaCATAACAATGTTTTAGTGCACTTAACATTGATTATATAGCTGCATGTCCTTGCTACTAAGAGACAGTGAAAATGTgttaacatataaaaaaataaataaacaatgtttgTAGCCTTCCTTGGCGTTGGCTCAGTGAATACTATGGTAAAGAAATAATCAGCatcttaaaatgacattttaatgcatAATTAATTACCACTAGTTTAAATGAGGCTTAGTGGCAGAGTAAATAAAGAATTGACCTTCCTTGGACAAAACCTGCTGAACAATCAGCCTCACTATAAACAGTCCCAGAAACACTCACTTAGCAGCAGCAGTTGTCTGTGTGAGGTATTCAGAGTGGCAAGCTTATCAGCAAAGAGTCAGAGTCATGTTTGTTGTACCACCTCCAGATTATAACACCCTAGTGCTTTTCATCCCAGTAATCAGACGTATTAAGATGCCTGCACGGTTGGTGGTTGGGCAGGTCGACGCAAACTGCCCACATGGTTTTAAATGTGAGCCTACATGCATTTTGAATATACGTTATCATTGGGCATGTGTGCATAAgtgaaatttaaaataaaatgaaaggcCTGTGttgcaaaaaatacttttttatttctcttgtcTTCATGAGTCCGTGCTGTCTCAGTCACAATTGGAGTTATAACTGCAGTGTTCATGCAGGCGTTTAGCAATAATTAGTAATAGTTCTCGTGTGTAACCCACTCAGTTTAGGAATCCTGAATATAGTTGTGTGCAGAGCAGTTGGGATTTCGGGGAAACCACTGGTCCCATACaagaaaatgaaactgaaagtgGACGAAAAACAACATTAGAGACTGCAGCGGCAGAGAAGGCTACGAAGACGACTGCGGCTGCAAAATGGCAATCAACACAGCAACAGTAATGCGCAGAGTCGTTGCGTTGATCGTAGCAGTTTGCGTCGACCTCTCCTTGTTTTACGCAACGGGACTAGTGGCGACTCGCAGCGACTTTGGACATTTAGCGCGTCTCTGGGTCCTCGCGGCTCTCCGGTTGTTGGCGCTGAACGCTGTGACCCTGCTCACCCTCGGACACCTCAAACCGTGGCTTATTCGTGTTATCGTGTCTCACGGTCTGCTGCCCGCGCTGTTTGAGACCGGGACCAAAGTGTTCTACCACGAGGAGACCGAATGT is a genomic window containing:
- the psmb9a gene encoding proteasome subunit beta type-9, producing the protein MLEETGPEWLSEEVKTGTTIIAIEFNGGVVLGSDSRVSAGASVVNRVMNKLSPLHDKIYCALSGSAADAQTIAEIVNYQLDVHSVEIDEDPQVRSAASLVRNISYKYKEELSAHLIVAGWDRRDGGQVFATLSGLLTRQPFAVGGSGSSYVYGFVDAEYRRDMSKEECQQFVVNTLSLAMNRDGSSGGVAYIVSIDEHGTEEKVVLGNDLPTFFDQ